The following are from one region of the Nevskiales bacterium genome:
- a CDS encoding nitrite reductase (NAD(P)H) small subunit gives MPAVRQKLVVIGNGMAGMRTVEELLALAPERYDITVFGAEPRGNYNRILLSPVLAGEKTVDE, from the coding sequence ATGCCTGCGGTACGACAGAAACTCGTCGTCATCGGCAACGGCATGGCCGGCATGCGCACGGTCGAGGAGCTGCTGGCGCTGGCGCCGGAGCGCTACGACATCACCGTGTTCGGCGCCGAGCCCCGCGGCAACTACAACCGCATCCTGCTCTCGCCGGTGCTCGCGGGCGAGAAAACCGTGGACGAGAT